In Flavobacterium lacustre, a genomic segment contains:
- the recQ gene encoding DNA helicase RecQ codes for MNSNEIDIHKELKKYFGFSQFKGLQEQVIKSILNKQNTFVIMPTGGGKSLCYQLPALVQPGTAIVVSPLIALMKNQVDAIRSLSSENGIAHVLNSSLTKTEIAQVKKDITSGLTKLLYVAPESLNKEEYVTFLKTVTISFVAIDEAHCISEWGHDFRPEYRNLRHIIKQLGDVPIIGLTATATPKVQEDILKNLDMSDATTFKASFNRPNLYYEVRTKTKNIESDIIRFIKQHKGKSGIIYCLSRKKVEAIAEVLQVNGISAVPYHAGLDAKTRAKHQDMFLMEDVDVVVATIAFGMGIDKPDVRFVIHHDIPKSLESYYQETGRAGRDGGEGHCLAYYSYKDVEKLEKFLSGKPVAEQEIGFALLQEVVAYAETSMSRRKFLLHYFGEEFDSETGEGADMDDNVRNPKTKIEAKDQVVKLLEIVRDTKHLYKSKEIVFTLIGRVNAVIKAHRTDSQSFFGSGADHDEKYWMALLRQVLVAGFLTKDIETYGIVKVTKKGLDFIQNPFSFMMSEDHEYNESEDEAIVTASKSTGTADEVLMSMLRDLRKKEAKKLGVPPFVVFQDPSLEDMALKYPISQEELINIHGVGEGKAKKYGAAFVALISRYVTDNDIIRPDDLVVKSTGVNSANKLYIIQNIDRKLSLDDIASAKGMKMDDLIKEMEQIVYSGTKLNIKYWVDELLDDDQQEEIHDYFMESESDKIEDALKEFDGEYDIDELRLMRIKFISEVAN; via the coding sequence ATGAATTCAAACGAAATTGACATACACAAAGAATTAAAGAAGTATTTTGGCTTCAGCCAATTTAAAGGGTTACAGGAACAAGTCATAAAAAGTATCCTTAATAAACAAAATACATTTGTGATTATGCCAACAGGTGGCGGGAAGTCACTCTGTTACCAATTGCCGGCTTTGGTTCAACCCGGAACTGCGATTGTAGTATCTCCCTTGATCGCCTTGATGAAAAATCAGGTGGATGCCATTCGAAGCTTATCTTCAGAAAATGGTATTGCGCACGTATTGAATTCTTCATTAACTAAAACAGAAATTGCCCAGGTTAAGAAGGATATCACTTCCGGATTGACTAAATTATTATATGTAGCGCCGGAATCTTTAAATAAAGAGGAGTATGTAACTTTTCTTAAAACGGTGACTATTTCTTTTGTTGCCATTGATGAAGCCCACTGTATCTCAGAATGGGGGCATGATTTCAGACCGGAATACCGAAATTTAAGACATATCATTAAGCAATTGGGAGATGTTCCCATTATAGGATTGACGGCTACAGCCACTCCAAAAGTTCAGGAAGATATCCTGAAAAATTTGGACATGTCGGATGCGACTACTTTCAAAGCCTCTTTCAACAGACCTAATTTATATTACGAAGTGCGTACAAAAACGAAGAATATCGAATCTGATATTATTCGTTTTATCAAACAGCACAAAGGGAAATCCGGAATTATTTATTGTTTAAGCCGTAAAAAAGTAGAGGCTATTGCCGAAGTTTTACAAGTAAACGGTATTAGTGCGGTTCCGTATCATGCGGGACTGGATGCTAAAACACGTGCCAAACATCAGGATATGTTTCTGATGGAAGATGTAGATGTGGTGGTGGCTACTATTGCTTTTGGAATGGGAATTGACAAACCCGATGTGCGTTTTGTTATTCATCATGATATTCCAAAGTCCTTAGAGAGTTATTATCAAGAAACCGGTCGTGCCGGAAGAGATGGTGGTGAAGGGCATTGTTTGGCCTATTATTCGTATAAAGATGTTGAAAAACTAGAAAAATTCCTGTCGGGAAAACCCGTAGCAGAGCAAGAAATTGGTTTTGCATTGTTGCAGGAAGTAGTAGCTTATGCCGAAACTTCAATGTCCAGAAGAAAGTTTCTGTTGCATTATTTCGGAGAAGAATTCGACAGCGAAACCGGAGAAGGCGCCGATATGGACGATAATGTCCGCAATCCAAAAACGAAAATAGAGGCAAAAGATCAAGTTGTTAAACTGTTAGAGATTGTTCGGGATACCAAACATTTGTACAAATCAAAAGAAATTGTATTTACCTTGATAGGACGTGTCAATGCCGTAATAAAAGCGCATCGAACCGACTCTCAATCATTCTTTGGTTCCGGAGCGGATCATGATGAAAAGTATTGGATGGCCTTGCTTCGACAAGTATTGGTAGCCGGATTTTTGACTAAAGATATAGAAACCTATGGTATCGTAAAAGTCACTAAAAAAGGGTTGGATTTCATTCAAAACCCATTTTCTTTTATGATGTCAGAAGATCATGAATACAACGAATCTGAAGATGAAGCTATTGTTACCGCCTCAAAATCTACCGGTACTGCCGATGAAGTTTTGATGAGTATGTTGCGCGACTTGCGTAAAAAAGAAGCTAAGAAACTCGGAGTTCCGCCGTTTGTTGTTTTTCAAGATCCATCGTTGGAGGACATGGCTTTAAAATATCCTATTTCTCAAGAGGAATTGATTAATATTCATGGTGTCGGAGAAGGAAAAGCCAAGAAATACGGTGCTGCATTCGTGGCCTTAATCAGCCGTTATGTAACCGATAATGATATTATCCGCCCGGATGATTTGGTGGTGAAATCTACCGGAGTTAATTCGGCCAATAAATTATACATCATTCAAAATATCGACCGAAAATTATCTCTTGATGATATTGCTTCCGCCAAAGGGATGAAAATGGATGATCTGATTAAAGAAATGGAACAAATTGTTTATTCCGGAACGAAGTTAAACATCAAATATTGGGTTGATGAATTGTTGGATGACGATCAGCAAGAAGAGATTCATGATTATTTTATGGAATCCGAATCGGATAAAATAGAAGATGCTTTAAAAGAATTTGATGGCGAATATGATATTGATGAATTGCGTTTAATGCGTATAAAATTTATTAGTGAGGTAGCTAATTAG
- a CDS encoding NAD(P)/FAD-dependent oxidoreductase has translation MPQELLLQVTPEIAANELLLKTYLSKQIKVSERDIQHVSILKRSIDARQKAIKINLKVVIYLEGESILEHPIQLPDYKNVSSAPEVIVVGAGPAGLFAALQLIELGLKPIVLERGKDVRGRRRDLKAINVDHVVDEDSNYCFGEGGAGTYSDGKLYTRSKKRGDVTRILELLVAFGASPDILVDAHPHIGTNKLPQIIQDIREKIIECGGQVLFETRLTDILIKSNEVQGVVTQKGDTILAKKLILATGHSARDIFELLDRKKVFIEAKPFALGVRAEHPQSLIDRIQYSCDYRGEHLPPAPYSIVKQVGGRGMYSFCMCPGGVIAPCATSPGEVVTNGWSPSKRDQATANSGIVIELKLEDFKPFAKFGALAGMEFQKSIEQKAWHLAGETQKVPAQRMVDFTQNKVSAAIPKTSYVPGTTSVEMGQVFPGFLSQILREGFTEFGKSMRGYLTNEAILHAPESRTSSPVRIPRNAETLEHLQIKGLYPCGEGAGYAGGIISAAIDGEQCALKSGAILKV, from the coding sequence ATGCCTCAAGAACTCCTTTTACAAGTCACTCCCGAAATTGCTGCCAACGAACTGTTGCTCAAAACGTATTTATCGAAACAAATTAAAGTTTCGGAACGTGATATACAACATGTTTCTATTTTGAAGCGCTCTATTGATGCGCGTCAGAAAGCCATCAAAATAAATTTGAAAGTGGTGATTTATCTCGAAGGCGAGTCTATTTTGGAGCATCCGATTCAACTTCCGGATTATAAAAATGTGTCTTCCGCTCCTGAAGTGATTGTTGTTGGTGCTGGTCCTGCGGGACTTTTTGCGGCTTTGCAACTCATAGAACTGGGTTTGAAACCGATTGTTTTAGAGCGTGGAAAAGATGTTCGCGGCAGAAGAAGGGATTTGAAAGCCATTAATGTCGATCATGTGGTTGATGAAGATTCTAATTATTGTTTTGGCGAAGGTGGGGCAGGAACCTATTCCGACGGAAAATTATACACGCGTTCCAAAAAAAGAGGTGATGTTACCCGGATTTTAGAGTTATTGGTCGCTTTTGGTGCTTCTCCGGATATTTTGGTTGATGCGCATCCGCATATTGGGACCAATAAATTGCCTCAGATTATTCAAGACATTCGGGAGAAAATTATCGAATGTGGCGGACAGGTTTTGTTTGAAACCCGTTTGACCGATATTTTGATTAAAAGCAATGAAGTGCAGGGCGTTGTTACCCAAAAAGGGGATACGATTCTAGCTAAAAAACTCATTTTGGCCACCGGACATTCTGCCCGTGATATTTTTGAATTATTAGACCGGAAAAAAGTTTTTATCGAAGCTAAGCCTTTTGCCTTGGGCGTAAGAGCCGAACATCCGCAGTCCTTAATAGACCGTATTCAATACAGTTGTGATTATCGCGGAGAGCATCTGCCACCTGCACCTTATTCGATTGTGAAACAAGTAGGCGGAAGGGGAATGTATTCGTTTTGTATGTGTCCCGGTGGTGTGATTGCGCCTTGTGCGACCAGTCCCGGTGAGGTTGTGACCAATGGCTGGTCTCCTTCTAAACGCGATCAGGCTACGGCTAATTCTGGAATTGTAATCGAATTGAAACTGGAAGATTTTAAACCTTTTGCTAAGTTTGGTGCTTTGGCCGGAATGGAATTTCAAAAGAGCATTGAACAAAAAGCGTGGCATTTGGCAGGGGAGACCCAAAAAGTGCCTGCGCAGCGCATGGTTGATTTTACCCAAAATAAAGTCTCTGCCGCTATTCCGAAAACGTCTTATGTTCCCGGAACCACTTCGGTAGAAATGGGGCAGGTTTTTCCTGGATTTTTATCTCAAATTTTGCGCGAAGGGTTCACTGAATTTGGAAAATCGATGCGTGGATATCTGACTAATGAAGCTATTTTGCATGCGCCAGAAAGCCGAACTTCTTCACCAGTGCGCATCCCGCGTAATGCTGAAACCTTAGAGCATCTGCAAATCAAAGGTTTATATCCTTGCGGTGAAGGGGCAGGTTATGCCGGCGGGATTATTTCGGCTGCGATTGACGGAGAGCAATGTGCGTTGAAAAGTGGTGCCATTTTGAAGGTATAA
- a CDS encoding nuclear transport factor 2 family protein, which translates to MKRKQYLWIRLALIILILTFANPIHAQEKKVAPTSAALYHEIEQMDQIVFDAFNRKEFAKFKSLFTEDLEWFQDNGGLLSYETVFTNFENRFQNENKLTRKLVPGSLEVHPVKDYGAIQIGVHEFRHMENGKEEIGTFKFLMIWKKKDNQWKISRVVSYDH; encoded by the coding sequence ATGAAAAGAAAACAGTATCTATGGATCCGCTTGGCGCTGATAATTCTAATATTGACTTTTGCAAACCCGATACATGCGCAAGAAAAAAAAGTAGCACCAACATCCGCAGCGCTCTATCATGAAATAGAACAAATGGATCAGATTGTATTTGATGCTTTCAACCGAAAAGAATTCGCAAAATTCAAATCGTTATTTACAGAAGATTTAGAATGGTTTCAAGACAACGGAGGTTTACTTTCCTATGAAACCGTATTTACTAATTTTGAGAATAGGTTTCAAAATGAAAATAAACTAACCCGAAAATTAGTTCCCGGAAGTTTGGAAGTCCATCCTGTTAAAGACTATGGAGCCATTCAAATTGGAGTTCACGAGTTCAGACACATGGAAAATGGCAAAGAAGAAATAGGTACTTTTAAATTCCTGATGATTTGGAAGAAAAAAGACAATCAATGGAAAATCTCAAGAGTGGTAAGTTACGACCATTAA
- a CDS encoding glycoside hydrolase family 130 protein has product MKKIIGLLSLFLLFNGKISAQQNVSKAVKNQDWAILGFTKADSINPILVPDTNQTFTCPVSNKKVQWEERNVLNPSAVVKDGKIYLIYRAQDHEMTSRLGLAVSDDGLHFTKLAAPVFYPENDNMMQYEWKGGVEDPRIIESDNGTYIMTYTSYDGKTARLCLASSKNLTTWTKHGLVLHQEKYKDLWSKSGAIVGERVGDKIKAVKIKGKYWMYFGDTDLYLATSEDLIHWEVAENEENKKMISVLHPRMGYFDSRLVEPGPFALLQKEGILLIYNGSNAANYNDSKLPKFTYAAGQALFDKENPYKLIDRMDQYFIHPDKPYEKTGEVNEVCFVEGLVYFKKQWFLYYGTADSKIAVAVKNQK; this is encoded by the coding sequence ATGAAAAAAATAATAGGCCTGCTATCATTATTCCTTTTGTTTAATGGCAAAATAAGCGCACAACAAAACGTCTCTAAAGCAGTAAAAAATCAGGATTGGGCGATACTAGGCTTTACCAAAGCTGACAGCATCAACCCTATTTTAGTTCCGGATACCAATCAAACATTCACCTGTCCGGTAAGCAATAAAAAAGTCCAATGGGAAGAACGCAATGTACTCAATCCTTCTGCTGTGGTAAAAGACGGTAAAATATATTTGATTTACAGAGCTCAGGATCATGAAATGACTTCCCGATTAGGATTAGCTGTCAGCGACGATGGTCTCCATTTCACCAAACTAGCGGCTCCTGTTTTCTATCCCGAAAACGACAACATGATGCAATACGAATGGAAAGGTGGCGTAGAAGATCCCCGTATTATAGAAAGTGATAACGGAACCTATATTATGACCTACACCTCTTATGATGGAAAAACAGCCAGACTCTGTTTAGCCAGTTCAAAAAACCTAACCACTTGGACGAAACATGGATTGGTTTTACACCAAGAAAAATACAAAGATCTTTGGTCTAAATCCGGCGCAATAGTAGGGGAACGTGTGGGTGATAAAATCAAAGCAGTAAAAATAAAAGGAAAATATTGGATGTATTTTGGGGATACCGACTTGTACTTGGCCACTTCAGAGGACCTGATACACTGGGAAGTTGCCGAGAATGAAGAGAATAAGAAAATGATTTCGGTTTTACATCCGCGAATGGGGTATTTTGACAGCCGTTTAGTTGAACCCGGTCCTTTTGCCTTACTCCAGAAAGAAGGAATTCTATTGATTTATAATGGCAGTAATGCGGCAAATTACAATGATTCAAAATTGCCAAAATTTACTTATGCAGCTGGTCAGGCATTATTTGACAAAGAAAATCCATATAAACTGATAGACCGTATGGACCAGTATTTTATTCATCCGGACAAACCCTATGAAAAAACCGGAGAGGTAAATGAGGTGTGTTTTGTAGAAGGATTAGTTTATTTTAAAAAACAGTGGTTCCTCTATTATGGCACTGCGGATTCTAAAATTGCTGTTGCCGTAAAAAACCAAAAATAA
- a CDS encoding SHOCT domain-containing protein: MYYEHHFWGMHLLWWIFWIILILWIFATPYEIPGQRTKTETPLDILKKRLAKGEITNEEFDEKKKILEEK, from the coding sequence ATGTATTACGAACATCACTTTTGGGGCATGCATCTTTTATGGTGGATATTTTGGATTATCTTAATACTATGGATATTTGCAACACCCTATGAAATTCCGGGACAACGAACAAAAACCGAGACTCCCCTGGACATCCTGAAAAAAAGATTAGCAAAAGGAGAAATCACAAACGAAGAATTTGACGAAAAGAAAAAAATCTTGGAGGAAAAGTAA
- the msrA gene encoding peptide-methionine (S)-S-oxide reductase MsrA: MKKLILISLLSTLSMLGQNKNTTKPLKASNLETITLAGGCYWCVEAVYENLMGVQSAVSGYAGGKTPDPTYEAVSSGRTGYAEVVQITYDKTVTNLDEIFKVFFTVHDPTTLNRQGADEGTQYRSAIFYKNEEQKRAAQAVINDLKKAKIYDSPIVTTLEPFTKFYKAEMYHQNYYENNKNQPYCERVIQPKLEKFEKVFKNRLKKKN, from the coding sequence ATGAAAAAGCTAATCTTAATCAGTTTGCTCAGCACATTAAGCATGTTGGGACAAAACAAAAACACGACTAAACCCTTAAAAGCATCGAATCTGGAAACCATTACGCTCGCCGGCGGTTGTTACTGGTGTGTAGAAGCGGTGTATGAAAACCTGATGGGCGTACAATCGGCAGTATCGGGCTACGCAGGTGGCAAAACACCCGATCCTACTTACGAGGCCGTTTCTTCCGGAAGAACCGGTTATGCCGAAGTAGTCCAAATTACGTATGACAAAACCGTTACCAATCTGGACGAAATTTTCAAAGTCTTCTTTACCGTTCATGATCCGACCACTTTAAACCGTCAGGGTGCCGATGAAGGAACCCAATACCGTTCTGCCATCTTCTACAAAAATGAAGAACAAAAAAGAGCAGCGCAAGCGGTGATCAATGATTTGAAAAAAGCAAAAATTTACGACTCCCCAATAGTGACGACCTTGGAACCTTTCACAAAATTTTATAAAGCAGAAATGTATCATCAGAATTATTACGAAAACAATAAAAACCAACCGTATTGCGAAAGAGTGATTCAGCCTAAACTAGAAAAATTCGAGAAAGTATTTAAAAATCGCTTAAAGAAGAAAAATTAG
- the msrB gene encoding peptide-methionine (R)-S-oxide reductase MsrB codes for MKIKNQLGCLLFLLPLFIFTACGQTAGTPTNTSKAITMKNTISKPENPYYSNTDTNKISISDAEWKKVLPEDVYEVTRNADTERPFTGKYWNTDEKGTYYCAACGNKLFRSGAKFASNCGWPSFFEQESKESVSYKKDNSLGMERIEALCGRCNGHLGHLFDDGPEPTGKRYCMNSIALDFIPDTK; via the coding sequence ATGAAAATAAAAAATCAATTAGGTTGCTTGCTCTTCTTACTGCCGTTGTTCATTTTTACGGCCTGCGGACAAACTGCCGGCACACCAACTAATACATCAAAAGCAATTACTATGAAAAATACCATCAGTAAACCCGAAAACCCGTACTATTCGAATACGGATACCAACAAAATTTCCATTTCGGATGCGGAATGGAAAAAAGTATTGCCGGAAGACGTATATGAAGTCACCCGAAATGCCGATACCGAAAGACCTTTTACCGGAAAATATTGGAACACCGATGAAAAAGGAACATATTATTGTGCGGCTTGTGGCAACAAATTATTTCGTTCCGGAGCAAAATTCGCCAGCAATTGCGGTTGGCCCAGTTTTTTTGAACAGGAATCCAAAGAAAGTGTAAGCTACAAAAAAGACAATTCACTTGGAATGGAACGAATCGAAGCGCTTTGCGGCCGATGCAACGGACATTTAGGACACTTGTTTGATGATGGTCCCGAACCAACAGGAAAAAGATACTGCATGAACTCCATTGCACTCGATTTTATACCCGATACCAAATAA